The following nucleotide sequence is from Rhodospirillales bacterium.
GTGTATCCACGCTGGAAACGTTGACTTGTTCCGGATCTGGATCAACGGACAGGATACGGCGATCAAAATACTGCACCGTTTGAATGACTGGAATTTTCACGTGCAGGCCGGGGCCGTTGACGTCACCGACCGGTTGACCAAGCTGAAGGACAATGGCTTGCTCACGCTGGTCAACAATAAAAAACACTTGTGACGCGCCGATGAGGCCGATGGCGATCAAGGCTAATATGATCAAGAGTGGTTTGTTCATGATTTTATCCTTTTAATTTTCAGATCCGGCGGCGGGTTTGACGGTGTTTAACTGATTAAGCGGCAGGTAGGGTACAGCCCCCTGTCCAGCTTTGCTATCGAGAATAATTTTCTGTGCGTTGCCCAGAACATTTTCCATGGTTTCGATGTAAATGCGTTCTTTGGTGACATCTTTACCTGTCAGGTAGGCTTGATAGACTGCGTTAAAGCGATCTGCGTCCCCTGTTGAGCGTGCAACCGTGGATTTTTTATAAGCTTGCGCTTCTTGCAGCATCTTGATGGCTTGACCGCGAGCTTTGGGCAGGATGTCTTCGCGGTAGGCTCCAGCACGGTTTTGCACATCTTTTGCATCTTGTTTGGCTGCTTGAACGTCCTGAAAGGCTGCTTGAACGTCTGGATGAACTTGTGGCGCGCTTTTGAACAAAACATCCGTTACATTGACCCCGGATTTATACCGGTCCAAATTTTCTTGAATGATTTTCTTGGTTGCCGTTACTACATTTTCTTTACCGGTTGTGATGATAGGGTCCATATCTGTCTGGCCGACAACTTCGCGAATGGCGCTTTCGGCGATTGATTTAATGATTAGTTCCTGATCGCGGATTTCAAAGAGGAAATCTTCGGCGGACTTTATGTTCCATTGAATGACCATATCCAGATCCACAATATTGCGGTCCGAGGTCAGCATCAGGCTTTCCTCCGGTAGATCGCGGAGGTTGGAAGCGCCGTTGCGGGAAATAGCTTCCATGAAGCCGATGTTCATTTTACGAATTTCTTCGACATTTAAAATACTGGCGGTTTCGATCGGGGAGGGCAGGTGATAGCCCAGACCAGGTTCGGCCTGTGTGCGGGACCATGCGCCAAAGCGTTGAATGACTGCGTTTTCACCGGGGTTAACAACATAGAATCCGCTGGCTATCCACAGGACGAGTACACCGATGATGGCAATGCCTATAATGGGCGCGCCAGAAAAACCGCCGGGCATAACGGCGCGGAAATTTTCTTGGGCTTTGCGCAGGATTTCATCAATATCTGGAGTCTCGCCGCCACTGCCAGATCCGCTGCGACCTCCTGATTTACCTACGCCCCAAGGCCCACGGTCGTCATTACCAGGGCGTTTGGAGCCCCAAGGGTTTTTTTTGTCTTTGTCGTCCTTGCCCATAAGGTCTTTTTCCCGATTTTAGTTGATCTCAATCCATTCAAAAGTATATGGCTACTTACAATATTCTATTTGAGGCTGAAAGCAAGGGTTTGAAGGTTTAAAAAATATGCTTGATCGAAAAGATATTCTGGCGGCGCTCAAGAGCGTTGAGGATCCGGAGCGTGGTATTGATATTGTCAGTGCGGGGATGGTGCCTGACGTTCAGCTTGGTGAGGACGGGCAGGTATTGTTTATGATGGAGGTCGATCCACAGCGTGGAAGTGCGCTTGAGCCGTTACGTCAGCAGGCGGAGCAGGTTGTTTCGGCGCTTGAAGGTGTGCGGAAAGTCACAGCCGTGCTTACAGCAGAGAGGGCGGCGGAAAAAGTGCCTGGAGAAAAATTTGCAGCGAATGATTTTGCTATGGATCCGCACAGGATGGCAAAAAATCCGCCATTAAAATTGCCGATTAAGAAGATTATTGCGGTGGCCTCTGGTAAGGGCGGGGTCGGAAAGTCAACCGTGGCGGCCGGGCTGGCGCGGGCGCTGGTAGCACAAGGGCTTAAGGTTGGTTTGCTGGATGCGGATATTTATGGTCCTTCGCAGCCGAAGCTGATGGGAGTGGAGGGGTATAAGCCTGAGCTTGATGAGAATAAGCAGCTTATTCCGGCAATGGTTGATGGGCTTAAAGTTATGTCGATTGGGTTTATGGTGGAAGACAAAAAGGCGTTGGTGTGGCGCGGGCCGATGGTGCAAAGCGCCCTGTATCAATTGTTTCGCGATGTGGCGTGGGCATCTGATGATGCGCCGCTGGATGTGCTGATTGTTGATATGCCACCGGGGACGGGCGATGCGCAGCTTACATTGGCGCAAAAGGTAGCAGTTGATGGTGCAATTATTGTGTCAACGCCGCAGGATTTAGCGCTGGTTGATGCGCGTAAGGCGCATGAAATGTTTCAGATGGTCGGTGTGCCGATCTTGGGCATTATCGAGAATATGAGTACGCATATTTGCTCGAATTGCGGGCATGAGGAATATATTTTCGGTCATGGAGGGGCGCGGGAAGAAGCGGAAAAACTCGGCGTGGCCTTCCTGGGTGAAATTCCCTTAAGCGCCAATATTCGAAGCAAAGCCGATGCGGGAGAGATTTTTGATTTGGGTGATGACATTGTGAAGATGTTTGTGGCAATCCAGAGCGGCTGACTTAAGAATGGATGGGGCTATTCTATCCAAGCCGAAGAGGTATGATGGTATCATGTACGAGAGAAGAATCTCGTAAATCTTTTCTTGCTGCTATGGATTGCTTCGCTTACGCTTGCAATAATACCATGTTGAAAATATCTGAATATTACGATCCTCATCCATCATTTTATGCTGTTGCTGCGGCGCTTTGGCTTGTCGGCTTTGGGTTTGCGCTGATGCTGTTGGAGGCTTATGAGGCAGAGAGTTTTCTGCTGGCTTTTTTATGCATGGGGGCTTGCGTGATTTGCGTATTA
It contains:
- a CDS encoding Mrp/NBP35 family ATP-binding protein; translated protein: MLDRKDILAALKSVEDPERGIDIVSAGMVPDVQLGEDGQVLFMMEVDPQRGSALEPLRQQAEQVVSALEGVRKVTAVLTAERAAEKVPGEKFAANDFAMDPHRMAKNPPLKLPIKKIIAVASGKGGVGKSTVAAGLARALVAQGLKVGLLDADIYGPSQPKLMGVEGYKPELDENKQLIPAMVDGLKVMSIGFMVEDKKALVWRGPMVQSALYQLFRDVAWASDDAPLDVLIVDMPPGTGDAQLTLAQKVAVDGAIIVSTPQDLALVDARKAHEMFQMVGVPILGIIENMSTHICSNCGHEEYIFGHGGAREEAEKLGVAFLGEIPLSANIRSKADAGEIFDLGDDIVKMFVAIQSG
- the hflK gene encoding FtsH protease activity modulator HflK, with amino-acid sequence MGKDDKDKKNPWGSKRPGNDDRGPWGVGKSGGRSGSGSGGETPDIDEILRKAQENFRAVMPGGFSGAPIIGIAIIGVLVLWIASGFYVVNPGENAVIQRFGAWSRTQAEPGLGYHLPSPIETASILNVEEIRKMNIGFMEAISRNGASNLRDLPEESLMLTSDRNIVDLDMVIQWNIKSAEDFLFEIRDQELIIKSIAESAIREVVGQTDMDPIITTGKENVVTATKKIIQENLDRYKSGVNVTDVLFKSAPQVHPDVQAAFQDVQAAKQDAKDVQNRAGAYREDILPKARGQAIKMLQEAQAYKKSTVARSTGDADRFNAVYQAYLTGKDVTKERIYIETMENVLGNAQKIILDSKAGQGAVPYLPLNQLNTVKPAAGSEN